The following are encoded in a window of Verrucomicrobiia bacterium genomic DNA:
- a CDS encoding glycosyltransferase family 2 protein, which yields MDNSLPRVAIVILSWNGKHFLAEFLPSVVTSTYPNLEIWVADNHSTDDSAAYLRQHWPQVKLLVLGRNEGFAAGYNAALQQIRANYYVLLNQDVEITPGWIEPIIDRMQRDPHIAAAQPKLKAQKRRDEFEYAGGAGGFMDRWGYPFCRGRIFDATEKDAGQYDDTREVFWATGAALFVRGELFHRFGGFDGDLFAHMEEIDLCWRMKNAGYKIFCVCESVAFHVGGGSLPMGNPRKTFLNFRNNLVMILKNLPGAELWWRFPARLVLDQLAALRALTRGNAADFRAIWRAQWHVLTRLGSWWRHRRAAQRAVSANRIGPRNHKGMFHGSIVRQFFQRGVRRFSDLPAQRIEH from the coding sequence ATGGACAACTCCTTGCCCCGCGTCGCCATCGTCATTCTGTCGTGGAACGGTAAACATTTCCTCGCGGAATTCCTGCCTTCGGTCGTGACGTCCACCTATCCGAATCTGGAAATCTGGGTGGCGGACAACCATTCCACAGATGATTCCGCCGCTTATCTGCGCCAGCACTGGCCACAGGTCAAACTGCTGGTGCTCGGGCGCAATGAAGGTTTCGCCGCCGGCTACAACGCGGCGCTCCAGCAGATCCGCGCCAATTACTATGTGTTGTTGAATCAGGACGTGGAAATCACGCCCGGCTGGATCGAGCCGATCATTGACCGGATGCAGCGCGATCCGCACATCGCCGCAGCGCAGCCCAAGTTGAAGGCGCAAAAGCGCAGGGACGAATTCGAGTATGCCGGCGGGGCGGGCGGGTTCATGGATCGCTGGGGCTATCCGTTTTGCCGCGGCCGCATTTTTGACGCGACGGAAAAGGACGCGGGTCAATATGACGACACGCGCGAAGTCTTCTGGGCCACGGGCGCGGCGCTGTTTGTGCGCGGAGAATTATTCCACCGCTTTGGCGGCTTCGACGGCGACCTGTTCGCGCACATGGAGGAAATTGACCTGTGCTGGCGGATGAAAAACGCGGGCTACAAAATTTTCTGCGTCTGCGAATCCGTGGCCTTCCATGTCGGCGGCGGGAGCCTGCCGATGGGCAATCCCCGCAAAACGTTTCTCAACTTCCGCAACAACCTGGTGATGATTTTGAAAAATCTACCCGGCGCAGAATTGTGGTGGCGCTTTCCGGCGCGGCTGGTGCTGGACCAGTTGGCGGCGCTGCGGGCGTTGACGCGGGGCAACGCGGCCGACTTTCGCGCGATCTGGCGGGCGCAGTGGCACGTGCTGACGCGGCTGGGCTCCTGGTGGCGGCACCGCCGGGCGGCCCAGCGAGCGGTGAGCGCGAACCGCATCGGGCCGCGCAATCACAAAGGCATGTTCCACGGCAGCATCGTGCGGCAATTCTTCCAGCGCGGCGTCCGGCGGTTCAGCGATTTGCCGGCGCAGCGCATCGAGCACTGA
- the glnE gene encoding bifunctional [glutamate--ammonia ligase]-adenylyl-L-tyrosine phosphorylase/[glutamate--ammonia-ligase] adenylyltransferase encodes MLSQLWIKVARASADPARVTEGLNQLAAAGPEAADFLAHASATQAELLAAALAGSMHLAQTFLAHPEWLGFLIDAGHLQYPRKEQGLRRELSDRLQPLLASRDYAGAFSTLREFKLREHCRIAVRDLARLGNLPETIGELSSLADVCLSGALQVCALQFQERHGQPFHQDVDGRWQATPFCVLGMGKLGGQELNYSSDVDLLFVYGDEGQVFKEPPTKGKSPSPVMASHAYFNRLAAAFIGEVTRLGPEGFLFRVDMRLRPEGDAGPLCRSLGSYENYYSQWGQTWERMMLIKARCVAGDASLAGEFLEMIQPFRYPRFVGEGTLREIAAMKQRIENEVVRAGELDRNVKLGRGGIREIEFVVQAQQVLHAGRNPFLQGAQTLPLLQKLAQYDLLPEATTQQLAGAYCFLRDVEHRLQMEGNLQTHTIPTGRLAQERLARLMGFGDAKSSLTKPVRRRSRDAVVAPDDPSPSGALTAFNTALQQHMRVVRAAYEALLQTDGGAGEFPFPLHFVGVETEWRALLEARRFREPAKAFKLLREFVEGPGHVHISSRTTECARQMLARLLAMCPAANEEAAPARVLSDPDRVVARMDSFIAAYGARATLFETWHSNPAFFDLLVWLFDRSEFLAELAIRTPDLVDELVAGDRLRQRKVAADILADLRHGLNDADQHQWLRRYHEAEFMRIGCREILGLADLAQHTVELTALADACLQYALEVVARRRRLKRAPFAIIGLGKLGGGEITYGSDLDIVFVAPDDTKELPKLQRLAVDLMDLLSARSELGCVFATDARLRPDGEKGLLVNTLRAHADYYRQRAQLWELQAISRARFVAGDAKTGTRYLACVATLTDFRPARNGDPKLPACFTPDWKGEMHRMRLRIEKERTPAGQDELAIKTGRGGLMDVEFMAQCFCLAHGWQEPNTLRALERAQAAGLLPEAETFLESYRELRRVEGILRRWSYEGETGLPDAPAPFHRVSVRCGFASPEEFLKALKGWRKLIREVYCQVFKPG; translated from the coding sequence GTGCTCTCCCAGCTTTGGATAAAGGTCGCCCGGGCCTCGGCGGATCCTGCGCGGGTTACGGAAGGTTTGAATCAGCTGGCTGCTGCCGGACCCGAGGCCGCGGATTTTTTGGCGCACGCCTCGGCAACTCAGGCGGAACTTCTGGCCGCGGCGCTTGCGGGCTCCATGCATCTGGCCCAGACCTTTCTTGCGCATCCCGAGTGGCTGGGCTTCCTGATTGATGCCGGGCATCTGCAATATCCGCGCAAGGAGCAGGGGTTGCGCCGCGAACTGTCCGACCGCCTGCAGCCGTTGCTGGCGAGCCGCGATTATGCCGGGGCGTTCTCAACCTTGCGCGAGTTCAAATTGCGTGAGCATTGTCGCATCGCCGTGCGCGATCTGGCGCGACTGGGCAATCTGCCCGAAACGATCGGCGAACTGTCCAGCCTGGCGGATGTGTGCCTGAGCGGTGCGTTGCAGGTCTGCGCGTTGCAGTTCCAGGAACGGCACGGGCAGCCGTTTCATCAAGACGTGGACGGCCGCTGGCAGGCGACTCCGTTTTGTGTTCTCGGCATGGGCAAACTCGGCGGGCAGGAGCTGAATTACAGTTCCGATGTGGACTTGTTGTTCGTTTACGGCGACGAAGGCCAGGTGTTCAAGGAGCCGCCGACGAAGGGCAAATCGCCATCGCCGGTTATGGCGAGCCATGCCTACTTCAACCGGCTGGCGGCTGCGTTCATCGGCGAAGTCACGCGGCTGGGGCCCGAAGGATTTCTCTTTCGCGTGGACATGCGTTTGCGGCCGGAGGGCGACGCGGGACCGCTGTGCCGTTCCCTCGGCAGCTACGAGAATTACTACAGCCAGTGGGGCCAGACGTGGGAGCGCATGATGTTGATCAAGGCCCGCTGCGTGGCGGGCGACGCCAGCCTGGCGGGCGAATTCCTCGAAATGATCCAGCCGTTTCGCTACCCGCGCTTTGTGGGCGAAGGCACCTTGCGCGAAATCGCTGCGATGAAGCAGCGCATCGAAAACGAAGTGGTCCGCGCCGGTGAACTTGACCGCAACGTGAAGCTCGGTCGCGGCGGGATTCGGGAAATCGAATTTGTGGTGCAGGCGCAGCAGGTCCTGCACGCCGGGCGGAATCCGTTCCTGCAAGGCGCGCAAACGCTGCCGTTGCTGCAAAAGCTCGCGCAATATGACCTGCTGCCGGAAGCGACGACGCAGCAATTGGCCGGGGCTTATTGCTTCCTGCGGGACGTGGAACATCGTTTGCAAATGGAGGGCAACCTGCAAACGCACACGATTCCCACCGGTCGCTTGGCGCAGGAGCGTCTCGCGCGTTTGATGGGATTTGGAGATGCGAAGTCATCACTGACCAAACCCGTTCGGAGGCGCAGCCGGGACGCGGTGGTGGCTCCGGACGATCCGTCTCCGAGCGGCGCCCTGACGGCGTTCAATACGGCATTGCAGCAACACATGCGCGTCGTGCGCGCCGCTTACGAAGCGTTGTTGCAGACCGACGGCGGAGCGGGGGAGTTTCCATTTCCGCTGCATTTCGTCGGAGTCGAAACAGAATGGCGGGCGCTGTTGGAAGCGCGGCGTTTCCGCGAGCCGGCCAAGGCGTTCAAATTGTTGCGCGAATTCGTGGAAGGGCCCGGGCACGTTCACATTTCGAGCCGCACCACGGAATGCGCGCGCCAGATGCTCGCACGCTTGCTGGCCATGTGTCCCGCCGCGAACGAGGAGGCTGCTCCCGCGCGCGTTTTATCGGATCCGGACCGCGTGGTGGCGCGGATGGACAGCTTCATCGCAGCCTACGGCGCGCGGGCCACGTTGTTCGAGACGTGGCACAGCAATCCGGCCTTTTTCGATTTGCTGGTCTGGTTGTTTGACCGCTCGGAGTTTCTGGCCGAACTCGCGATTCGCACGCCGGATCTGGTGGATGAGCTGGTCGCGGGCGACCGCTTGCGCCAGCGCAAAGTGGCCGCGGACATTCTCGCCGATTTGCGGCACGGCCTGAACGATGCCGATCAACACCAGTGGCTGCGGCGCTATCACGAGGCGGAGTTCATGCGCATTGGTTGCCGCGAAATCCTCGGGCTCGCCGACCTTGCGCAGCACACGGTGGAACTGACCGCGCTGGCGGATGCGTGTTTGCAGTATGCCTTGGAAGTGGTCGCCCGCCGGCGCCGATTGAAGCGCGCGCCGTTTGCCATCATCGGTTTGGGGAAATTGGGCGGGGGTGAAATCACCTACGGCTCCGATCTCGACATCGTGTTCGTGGCGCCGGATGACACGAAGGAGCTGCCCAAACTACAGCGGCTCGCCGTGGATCTGATGGATTTGCTGTCGGCCCGCTCGGAGCTGGGCTGCGTGTTTGCCACGGACGCGCGCTTGCGGCCGGATGGGGAGAAGGGGCTGCTGGTAAACACGCTGCGCGCCCATGCGGATTACTACCGGCAGCGCGCGCAGTTGTGGGAATTGCAGGCCATTTCCCGCGCACGCTTCGTTGCCGGCGACGCCAAAACGGGCACGCGGTATTTGGCGTGCGTGGCCACGCTCACGGATTTTCGTCCGGCCCGGAATGGTGATCCAAAACTGCCCGCCTGCTTCACGCCGGATTGGAAAGGGGAGATGCACCGCATGCGCCTGCGGATTGAGAAGGAGCGCACGCCGGCGGGGCAGGATGAGCTGGCGATCAAGACGGGTCGGGGCGGTCTGATGGATGTGGAATTCATGGCGCAATGCTTTTGCCTCGCGCACGGCTGGCAGGAGCCGAACACCTTGCGTGCACTGGAGCGGGCGCAGGCGGCCGGCCTGCTGCCCGAGGCCGAAACGTTTTTGGAGAGCTACCGGGAATTGCGGCGGGTCGAGGGCATTCTGCGGCGGTGGAGTTACGAGGGGGAAACGGGGCTTCCAGATGCTCCCGCACCGTTTCATCGCGTGTCGGTGCGTTGTGGATTCGCCTCGCCTGAAGAATTCCTGAAAGCGCTGAAAGGCTGGCGCAAACTGATTCGCGAGGTCTATTGTCAGGTTTTCAAACCGGGATGA
- a CDS encoding RNA methyltransferase — translation MFQIRQIASFDDPALAPYRSMRRSAEHRQHGIFVAEGDKVVKRLLADQRCGVVSVLLPPERVAEFTPLLDARAEHLDLFVAGKHVLEQLIGFALYQGVLAIGRIPPQPDLPTVLAAAPRPLLLVAVDGLTNAENVGALVRNCAAFHVHGIIVGETCASPWLRRAVRSSMGNIFQLPIIETASLVLTLRGLRNAGVRMIAAHPHTDGRTLTQANMTNDCCLVMGSEGTGISPEVLAVCDEVVAIRMPAAVDSLNVTSATSVFLYEANRQRGRM, via the coding sequence ATGTTTCAAATCCGCCAGATTGCGTCGTTCGACGATCCGGCCCTGGCGCCCTACCGTTCCATGCGTCGTTCGGCCGAGCACCGGCAGCACGGCATCTTCGTGGCCGAGGGCGACAAGGTGGTCAAGCGGCTGCTGGCCGATCAACGTTGTGGCGTCGTCTCCGTTCTGCTGCCGCCCGAACGGGTCGCGGAATTTACACCGCTCCTCGACGCCCGTGCCGAACATTTGGATTTGTTCGTCGCCGGGAAACACGTCCTCGAACAGCTCATCGGCTTTGCCTTGTATCAAGGCGTGCTCGCCATTGGCCGGATTCCGCCCCAGCCCGATTTGCCAACGGTTCTGGCCGCCGCCCCGAGACCGTTGCTGCTTGTCGCCGTGGACGGGCTGACGAACGCGGAGAATGTCGGCGCGCTGGTGCGCAACTGCGCGGCCTTCCACGTCCATGGCATCATCGTCGGCGAAACCTGTGCCTCGCCCTGGTTGCGGCGCGCCGTGCGTTCCTCGATGGGCAACATCTTCCAGCTCCCAATCATCGAAACGGCCAGCCTGGTCCTGACGCTGCGCGGCTTGCGGAACGCGGGCGTCCGCATGATTGCGGCGCATCCACACACGGACGGCCGCACGTTGACGCAGGCAAACATGACGAACGACTGCTGTCTCGTCATGGGCAGCGAAGGCACCGGCATCAGTCCGGAAGTGCTGGCGGTGTGTGATGAGGTGGTGGCCATTCGCATGCCGGCCGCCGTGGATTCGTTGAATGTCACGAGCGCAACGTCGGTCTTTCTTTACGAAGCCAACCGCCAGCGCGGCCGGATGTAG
- a CDS encoding MBL fold metallo-hydrolase produces the protein MACRFTILGSGSKGNCAYLETDEARLLIDAGFSARQIRQRLATIGRSPESLTAILITHEHSDHIQGLTGFGDKLRIPVYCNRLTRDAIEFQLGVRLESRLFETGASFEIGDVAVESFSIPHDAQDPVGFLIRTATANIGFLTDLGHATTLVLNRVKPAHALVLEANYDVKLLQEDTRRPWSIKQRIAGRHGHLSNDAAAGAVQEIISADLKHLFLGHLSQDCNRPELALHTVTRRLAELGASHVHTEVTSQSQATATLTL, from the coding sequence ATGGCGTGTCGGTTCACCATCCTGGGCAGCGGTTCCAAAGGCAATTGCGCTTATCTGGAAACCGATGAGGCACGGCTGCTGATTGACGCCGGCTTCAGCGCCCGTCAAATCCGCCAGCGGCTGGCGACCATCGGCCGTTCTCCCGAAAGCCTGACCGCCATCCTGATTACGCACGAGCACAGCGACCACATCCAGGGGTTGACCGGTTTCGGCGACAAACTCCGCATCCCGGTCTATTGCAACCGGCTTACGCGCGACGCCATCGAGTTTCAACTGGGCGTGCGGCTGGAAAGCCGGCTGTTCGAGACCGGGGCGTCCTTTGAGATCGGCGATGTTGCGGTGGAATCCTTCAGCATCCCCCATGATGCGCAGGATCCCGTGGGCTTCCTCATCCGCACCGCCACGGCCAACATCGGTTTTCTGACCGACCTTGGACATGCCACAACCCTCGTGTTGAACCGGGTGAAACCCGCCCACGCGCTGGTGTTGGAGGCCAACTATGACGTGAAGCTGTTGCAGGAAGACACCCGGCGACCGTGGAGCATCAAACAGCGCATTGCCGGCCGGCACGGCCATCTCTCCAACGACGCGGCGGCCGGCGCCGTGCAGGAAATCATCTCGGCCGACCTGAAACATCTTTTCCTCGGCCACCTCAGTCAGGATTGCAACCGGCCCGAACTGGCCTTGCACACCGTGACCCGACGCCTGGCGGAGCTTGGCGCCAGCCACGTTCACACGGAGGTGACTTCCCAAAGCCAGGCCACCGCCACGCTCACGCTCTGA
- the rpoN gene encoding RNA polymerase factor sigma-54 — translation MSQGLTLQARLTQSLVLAPQLQQSLALLQAPTLELKALVEQELQQNPVLEEVASAEPELADRRDADGESISEAADPAEPPADLTFDPATEKPAPEPADDFQAEFEHLSQLDQEWRDHYSQSNAPLRPSAEDEERRQFMFDSLVASTSLQEKLLEQVRDSDLKPELWPVAELIIGNIDDYGYLKATVDEMASSTGIAPEAIMEALKAVQSFDPAGIGARDLRECLMLQLERLGEQNSLEYQIIRDHMDALGRRRIPEISRATGQDVDEVQDAIARIARLEPRPGRAFLPDNDLFVVPEVFVTRSGDDYVISTNNDHIPHLRISNTYKDLMSGGDKNPEVRNYIREKIRAGKFLIKSLHQRQQTITNIAREIVNRQREFMDKGVAFLKPMTMVQIAEVVGVHETTVSRAVSGKYMETPQGVFEMKYFFTAGISTSTGEGAMSNTSVKDMIADIFKNEDSSKPLSDQEVVKMLGEKGIVIARRTVAKYRTELNILPSNLRKVY, via the coding sequence ATGTCGCAAGGACTGACATTACAAGCTCGGCTGACGCAGTCGTTGGTGCTCGCCCCGCAATTGCAGCAGTCCTTGGCGCTGCTTCAGGCGCCCACGCTTGAGTTGAAGGCATTGGTCGAGCAGGAACTCCAGCAAAACCCCGTTCTCGAAGAAGTGGCCAGCGCCGAACCCGAACTGGCGGATCGGCGGGATGCCGACGGCGAAAGCATCAGTGAGGCAGCCGACCCGGCCGAACCACCGGCTGATTTGACGTTCGACCCGGCCACGGAAAAACCGGCGCCGGAACCGGCGGACGATTTCCAGGCCGAATTCGAGCATCTCTCCCAACTGGATCAGGAGTGGCGCGATCACTACTCGCAGTCCAACGCGCCGCTGCGCCCGTCCGCCGAGGACGAGGAGCGGCGGCAGTTCATGTTTGATTCGCTCGTGGCCAGCACCTCGTTGCAGGAAAAACTGCTGGAGCAGGTGCGCGACTCCGATTTGAAGCCGGAACTCTGGCCTGTGGCCGAACTCATCATCGGCAACATTGATGATTACGGCTATCTGAAGGCGACCGTGGATGAAATGGCCTCCTCCACGGGCATTGCGCCCGAGGCAATCATGGAGGCCTTGAAGGCCGTGCAATCATTCGACCCCGCGGGCATTGGCGCGCGCGACCTGCGCGAGTGCCTCATGCTGCAACTCGAACGCCTCGGGGAACAGAACTCGCTCGAATACCAGATCATTCGCGATCACATGGATGCCTTGGGCCGGCGGCGCATCCCGGAAATTTCCCGCGCCACAGGCCAGGACGTTGACGAAGTGCAGGACGCGATTGCGCGCATCGCCCGGCTCGAGCCGCGGCCCGGGCGCGCGTTCCTGCCGGACAACGACCTTTTTGTGGTGCCCGAAGTCTTTGTCACGCGCTCGGGTGATGACTATGTCATTTCCACCAACAACGACCACATCCCGCACCTGCGCATCAGCAACACCTACAAGGACCTGATGTCCGGCGGGGACAAGAATCCCGAGGTCCGCAATTACATCCGCGAAAAAATTCGGGCCGGCAAATTTTTGATCAAGAGCCTGCACCAACGCCAGCAGACCATCACCAACATCGCCCGGGAAATTGTGAACCGGCAGCGCGAATTCATGGACAAGGGCGTGGCCTTTCTGAAGCCGATGACCATGGTGCAAATCGCGGAGGTGGTGGGGGTGCATGAAACGACTGTGAGCCGCGCAGTTTCCGGCAAATACATGGAGACCCCGCAGGGCGTCTTCGAAATGAAATACTTCTTTACCGCCGGCATTTCGACCTCGACCGGTGAAGGGGCGATGTCCAACACGAGCGTGAAAGACATGATTGCAGACATCTTCAAGAACGAAGATTCCAGCAAGCCGCTGTCAGATCAGGAAGTGGTCAAAATGCTCGGCGAGAAGGGCATCGTCATCGCCCGCCGCACGGTGGCCAAATACCGGACGGAGCTGAACATTTTGCCGTCGAACCTTAGAAAGGTTTACTGA
- a CDS encoding VPDSG-CTERM sorting domain-containing protein, translating into MNRLILTAAVGGALLASSQFASAILYVDNNPANVRLDADYLGGLNPFYNPSYDGQFNLTGYGFNPTLQQIDHAVVTFTLGDLLGSETYNISIESDSLFSGGSFTGLINLGSDITGSLLADLNADGILNYTVSTTRGSFWLLNANLTAEASNFQSIPTTDVPDGGTSVALLGLGLTALAFVRTKLVAH; encoded by the coding sequence ATGAACAGACTTATTCTCACCGCAGCAGTTGGGGGCGCTTTGTTGGCCAGTTCACAGTTCGCGTCCGCGATTCTTTACGTCGATAATAACCCGGCGAACGTCCGGTTGGATGCCGATTATCTGGGGGGACTGAATCCGTTCTATAACCCTTCCTATGATGGCCAATTCAACCTGACCGGCTACGGGTTCAATCCAACGTTGCAGCAAATTGACCACGCCGTTGTCACGTTCACCTTGGGCGATCTCTTGGGCAGCGAAACTTACAACATCAGCATCGAGAGCGACTCGTTGTTCTCTGGCGGCAGCTTCACCGGTTTGATCAATTTGGGGAGTGATATAACCGGATCGCTGCTGGCGGATCTCAACGCCGACGGCATTTTGAACTACACGGTTTCAACCACCAGAGGGTCATTCTGGCTGCTGAATGCAAACCTCACTGCCGAAGCCAGTAATTTCCAGTCCATCCCCACGACCGACGTGCCCGATGGTGGCACTTCCGTGGCGCTGCTTGGGCTGGGCTTGACCGCCCTCGCATTCGTTCGCACAAAATTGGTGGCGCACTAG
- the def gene encoding peptide deformylase yields the protein MILEVVKYGHPVLRERGSRVKEITPEVTRLVGDMFETMYDAKGIGLAAQQVGVALQLTVIDVRGITDRPSTLEVNGAPADVDTFMPLVLINPKIIPVGAPVAGPEGCLSFPEIYADITRSEQVDVKALNAKGEPLAFRAGGLLGRAIQHEVDHLNGVLFIDRMTPEDKAELRAEIDDLHTATKKALTRKNR from the coding sequence ATGATTCTTGAGGTAGTCAAATACGGCCATCCCGTCCTGCGGGAACGCGGTTCGCGGGTCAAAGAAATCACGCCGGAAGTCACGCGGCTCGTTGGCGACATGTTCGAAACCATGTATGATGCCAAGGGCATCGGCCTGGCGGCGCAACAGGTGGGCGTGGCGCTGCAACTGACCGTCATTGACGTGCGCGGCATCACCGACCGGCCCTCAACCTTGGAAGTCAACGGCGCACCCGCCGATGTGGACACCTTCATGCCGCTGGTGTTGATCAACCCGAAGATCATTCCGGTGGGCGCACCTGTGGCTGGACCCGAGGGTTGCCTCAGCTTTCCGGAAATTTACGCGGACATCACGCGCTCCGAACAAGTGGACGTCAAGGCGCTCAACGCCAAGGGCGAGCCGCTGGCGTTCCGGGCCGGCGGGCTGCTCGGACGCGCCATCCAGCACGAAGTGGATCACCTGAATGGCGTGCTGTTCATCGACCGCATGACACCGGAGGACAAGGCTGAGCTGCGCGCGGAAATCGACGACCTGCACACCGCCACCAAGAAAGCCCTGACCCGGAAGAACCGTTAA
- a CDS encoding ParB/RepB/Spo0J family partition protein has translation MSKPALGRGLGALLSGNPAAAKPATTTPTASTASSPPDATAHAPASLVAPAPAAGEQVLRVPLTRIRPCPFQPRKDFSAEALKELADSIREQGIVQPLIVRELADHLELIAGERRWRAAQLVGLTEVPVILRKADDAAVLELALIENLQRENLNPIEEAQGYSQLMSQFQLTQEQVATKVGKSRAVVANALRLLKLPTDLQAYVRDGRLSVGHAKVILGLAGEELQKLAAERVIKENLNVRQTEELLVQLQSHPAGAARHARSHAIGKDTHVASLENRIRERVGTKVNLRYARGKGRVEIAFFSDDELDRILQILGVKPE, from the coding sequence ATGTCAAAACCTGCATTGGGTCGTGGTTTGGGGGCTTTGCTGAGCGGTAATCCGGCCGCTGCCAAGCCCGCGACGACCACGCCCACCGCATCCACTGCTTCCAGCCCGCCCGACGCCACGGCCCATGCGCCAGCGTCGCTGGTAGCCCCCGCGCCCGCCGCGGGCGAGCAGGTGTTGCGCGTGCCGCTGACGCGCATTCGCCCCTGCCCATTTCAACCGCGCAAGGACTTCTCCGCCGAGGCGCTCAAGGAACTGGCCGATTCCATCCGCGAGCAAGGCATCGTGCAGCCGTTGATTGTCCGCGAACTGGCGGATCACTTGGAACTCATCGCCGGCGAACGACGCTGGCGCGCCGCTCAACTGGTCGGTCTGACCGAAGTGCCCGTCATCCTGCGCAAGGCGGATGACGCGGCCGTGCTGGAGCTGGCGCTCATCGAAAATTTGCAGCGCGAAAACCTGAATCCCATCGAGGAGGCGCAGGGTTACTCGCAGTTGATGAGCCAGTTTCAACTGACGCAGGAACAGGTCGCCACCAAGGTCGGAAAGAGCCGCGCCGTGGTGGCCAACGCCCTCCGCTTGTTGAAGCTACCGACAGACCTGCAGGCCTACGTGCGGGATGGACGGCTCTCCGTCGGCCACGCCAAAGTGATTCTCGGACTGGCCGGTGAAGAATTGCAAAAACTCGCCGCGGAACGTGTCATCAAGGAAAATCTGAACGTCCGGCAAACCGAGGAATTGCTGGTCCAGTTGCAAAGTCATCCCGCCGGTGCCGCCCGGCACGCCCGCAGTCATGCCATCGGCAAGGACACACATGTCGCTAGCCTCGAAAACCGCATCCGCGAGCGGGTGGGCACCAAGGTGAATCTGCGTTACGCGAGGGGCAAAGGGCGTGTCGAAATCGCCTTTTTTAGCGATGACGAGCTCGACCGAATCCTCCAGATTCTGGGCGTCAAGCCCGAGTGA
- a CDS encoding DUF309 domain-containing protein has translation MTHKSGKVAEMVAQFAGQRLDARYLGYFDCFNQQQYYEAHDVLEDLWLLDRHGPNGDFFKGLIQLAGAFVHLQKERLRPADALFQLAERNLSKYPARHEALSVTELLGLIQAWRAALVQGRFQANPLRTRPQPQLTLPV, from the coding sequence GTGACACACAAGAGCGGCAAAGTGGCGGAAATGGTGGCGCAGTTCGCCGGTCAACGGCTGGACGCGCGCTATCTGGGTTACTTCGACTGTTTCAACCAGCAGCAGTATTACGAGGCGCACGATGTGCTGGAGGATTTATGGCTGTTGGACCGCCATGGCCCGAACGGGGATTTTTTCAAGGGGCTCATCCAGCTCGCGGGCGCCTTTGTGCATTTGCAAAAGGAACGGCTGCGCCCGGCCGATGCGTTGTTTCAACTCGCCGAGCGCAATCTCTCCAAATACCCGGCCCGGCATGAAGCCCTCTCCGTCACTGAGCTGCTCGGACTGATCCAGGCTTGGCGCGCGGCGCTGGTGCAGGGCAGATTTCAAGCGAATCCGTTGCGGACCCGGCCGCAGCCGCAGCTGACTTTGCCCGTTTGA